Below is a window of Myxococcota bacterium DNA.
AGGAACACACAGCTCGAGAACCCGAGCATGCTGAAGGCGATCGCGAGACCCGGCCGGCGGAAGTCGGGCAGCATCGTCGCGACCAGGGAGCCCAGCAGCGTTCCGAAGCCCGCGGCGGCCGCGAGGGCACCCATCCCCTGGCTTCCCACCTCGAGGACATGCCGCGCGAACACCGGACGCATCGCGAAGATCGCCCCGTTGAAGAACGCCATCGCGCAGGCGAGCAGTGCCAGCGCGAGGGGTGGCGTGCGCACCACGTAGGCGAGTCCTTCCTTGAGCTCGCGCCAGGGCTCGCGGGTGGCGCGCGCCGAGCGCCCGGGAATCGGGATGCGCAGCAGGAGCAGGGCTGCGACGGCGAAACTCGCGGCGCCGACCGACCAAGACCCCACCAGACCCACGGCGGCGATCAGGAAGCCGGCGAGCGCCGGCCCTCCCATCTGGCCGAGCCCGATCGCGGACGAGTTGAGTGCGATTGCGGGCTGGGTGTGGCGCGCGCCGACCACGTCGAAGACGTAGGCCTGACTCGCGGGTTGCCCCAACGCGTTCAGGAGCCCGCCCAACAGCGCCGCGACCAGCACGTGCCAGAGTGCGATCCACTCCGAGTGGACCAGCGCCGCCAGCGTCAGCGCCAGGCCCGCCGTGCCCAGCCGCGTCGCCGCCACCAGGTTGCGTTTCGCAAAAAGATCGGCGGCGACGCCGCCGAGGGGCGAACCGATCGCCACCACGACGCCCTGCACGGCGATCGCGAGCCCGAGGATCGTCCGCGAATCGGTCAGATCCGTGACGAGCCACTGGAGCGACAGCAGGTGCACCTGGATCGCGAAGAAGTGGAGCAGGTTCGAGCTCCACACGAACCCGAAGTGGGGCAGGCGGAACGGGGCGAACGGCGACCCGCCTCGGCGATCGTTCGAAGGGTCGTTCACGACAGGCGGCGCACGAGTATCGGCCTGGAGCGGTGCGAGAGGGTGGTCACGCGGGCGGCTCCAGACCGAAGAGCCGACGCGCCGTGTCGCCGAGCACGGCGCGCTTCTCGTCGTCGCTGAGCTCCGACTCCAGGATCTGCGGCAGCAGGTGGCTGATGCGTCGCCCGACCGGGTACGAGTAGAGGTCGGTCCCGAATGCCACGCGCTCGGCGCCGAACTGGCGCACGAAGTCTTCGATGAAGTCGAAGTTGTAGCTGAGGCTCGTGTCCATCACGATGCTCGGCGCGAGTTCGGCGACGAAGAAACACTGGCGCGTCGCCTCGTACGAGCTGAACGGATCGAGGGCGAGCATCGGCACGTCGGGCAGGGCGCGCCCCAACGCGGCCAGCTTCCAGAGCGCCTCCTCGGGCGTGTCGTCCATCGCGTGAATCACGGGAACGAGCCCGTGGCTCGCCATGCGCTCGCAGTACTGCAGGATCCAACGGCTATCGAGGGACACCCCCTGAAAGCGCGTGTGGAAGCTGATGCCCACCAGACCGAGGGACGCGATGCGATCGATCTCCTCGAAGCTCGCCGCGCCGTCGCGCGGCTCCACGACACCGACGGCGGCGGGAAAGCGGTCGGGGCGGGCATCGCGGTAGGCGGCGATCGCGTCGTTCTCGGCGCGCGTGTCGACGATCCCTCGGCTGCGCTCGTAGCCGTGGCCGGGAATCACGAGGGCCTGGGCGACACCGCCGCTATCCATGATCTCGAGTCGTGAGGTGAGCTCGCGCTCGGCGTACTGCCCCGCGGTCAAGCCCTCCGCGTTCTCGAGCGCACCGCCCAACGCGCGGAAGGCGTTCCCCACGTGGTGGTGCACATCGAGGACGGGGAGCGTTTCGTCCGGTTGCGTCGTCGCCATCGCGGGTCCCCTCGAAACGAGTGCGTCAGTCGAAGACGGCCCAGGTGAGCCGCTCCACCACCGTACGGAGCAGGTCGACCTCGGCCTTGCGCTGCCGCTTCGAGACCTTCCCGAGCACCTTGTCGTACTCGGCCGCCAGATCGCGGGTCAAGGCATCGGCGAAGGCCCAGCCCTCGCGCGTGAGGCCGACCAGGATCGACCGGCGGTCGTCCGGGTTCGGTGTGCGCTCGATGGTCCCGGCCTGCTCGAGGCGATCCAACGCGCGGGTGAGTCCCGCCGAGGTGATCTGTACGAATTCGTTCAGCTCGAGGGGCGTCGTGCGATAGCCCTTGCCGCGCAGGCGCAGGCCGCCGACCACGCGAAACTCGGCGTCGCTGATGCGGTGGGCTTTCAAGGCGCGTCGATAGAAGGCCTCGGTGAGCTGTCGCGCCGCGCTCAGATGCGCGAAGTAGGCGAAGGCGTCGCCGTCGACATCCGGGTGGGCCGCCTCGTGCCGCGCGCGGGAGCCGTCGAGCAGGTCGAGGACCCGGCGGCGATCCGCTTCGGGCGAAGCGGGGTCCGGCTCCTTCGTGACACGTTTCGCAGGGCTCACGTCCGACCGACTCCCCTCGACACCCGTACCCGTCGTTCGTAGAATACTAGTTGCGCAGTTAGTCAAATGCCACGGTACCGCGCGTTCGCGCCACGGCGAACGATGTCGAACGAGGGGGCTCGGAACGTGCCCCAGACACCGAGCGGCGAGCTCACCTCGCGCGACCTCGCAGCCTACGGTCTGGCCTCGGTGCCGGCGCAGTTCAGCTACGTGCTCATGCTGATCATGTACCTGAAGTTCGCCGTCGACGACCTGGGCGCCTCGGCCACCGCGGTCGGCACGATCTTTCTGGTCGCGAAACTCTGGGACGCAGTCTCCGACCCGCTCGTCGGCAACTTGTCCGATCGCACCCGCAGCCGCCTGGGACGTCGCAAGGGCTGGCTCTACGCGTCGGGCCCGCTACTCGCGCTCTTCGGTGCGATGGCCTGGGCGCCGCCGGCGACCCTCGAGGGGACGGGTCTCATCGCCTGGATCGCCGTCGCGATCTTCGGCTTCTACACCGCCTACACCGTCTTCGAGGTGCCCCACATGGCCCTCGGCGCCGAGCTCACCTTCGAGCGGCAGCAGCGCAACGTGGTGTTCGGCGTCCGTCAGGTGCTGCGCACCCTCGGCATGTTCGCGGCGGGCACGCTCGGCGTGCACTGGGTCGGTCAGGGGCGCGGACCGGCGGCCATGCTCGGGTTCGTCGCCGCGGGCATCGCTTTCGCCCTCGTCGTGGGGTGCGTCGCCGCCCTCCCCCGCGAGCGAGCCGAATTCGCCGGGCGCGGCGGCCACAACCCGCTGCACGCCGTACGCGACGTCTTCGCGAACCGCCACGCGCGCCTGCTCCTCTTCGTCTTCTTCATCGAGAACCTCGGCTCGGGCGCCATCGGCGTGCTCACCCCCTTCGTCATCGAATACGTCGTGAAGCGCCCCGACCTGCTTCCGGCCCTGCTCGGCGGCTACATGGTGTCGGCCCTGGTCGCCGTCCCGCTCTGGGTGTGGCTCGGCCGCCACTTCGAGAAGCGCCGTCTCTGGCTCTTCGCGCT
It encodes the following:
- a CDS encoding MFS transporter — encoded protein: MNDPSNDRRGGSPFAPFRLPHFGFVWSSNLLHFFAIQVHLLSLQWLVTDLTDSRTILGLAIAVQGVVVAIGSPLGGVAADLFAKRNLVAATRLGTAGLALTLAALVHSEWIALWHVLVAALLGGLLNALGQPASQAYVFDVVGARHTQPAIALNSSAIGLGQMGGPALAGFLIAAVGLVGSWSVGAASFAVAALLLLRIPIPGRSARATREPWRELKEGLAYVVRTPPLALALLACAMAFFNGAIFAMRPVFARHVLEVGSQGMGALAAAAGFGTLLGSLVATMLPDFRRPGLAIAFSMLGFSSCVFLYAFATSFPYLLCVEFASGLAAQIWQISAFSGLQMSVPERMRGRVMGLLFTVAQLAQVGGFVVGSLADQVGDRAAMATFGAIPVVALTLLLIFGYRPLSRLGAAGALETE
- a CDS encoding amidohydrolase family protein — encoded protein: MATTQPDETLPVLDVHHHVGNAFRALGGALENAEGLTAGQYAERELTSRLEIMDSGGVAQALVIPGHGYERSRGIVDTRAENDAIAAYRDARPDRFPAAVGVVEPRDGAASFEEIDRIASLGLVGISFHTRFQGVSLDSRWILQYCERMASHGLVPVIHAMDDTPEEALWKLAALGRALPDVPMLALDPFSSYEATRQCFFVAELAPSIVMDTSLSYNFDFIEDFVRQFGAERVAFGTDLYSYPVGRRISHLLPQILESELSDDEKRAVLGDTARRLFGLEPPA
- a CDS encoding MarR family transcriptional regulator produces the protein MSPAKRVTKEPDPASPEADRRRVLDLLDGSRARHEAAHPDVDGDAFAYFAHLSAARQLTEAFYRRALKAHRISDAEFRVVGGLRLRGKGYRTTPLELNEFVQITSAGLTRALDRLEQAGTIERTPNPDDRRSILVGLTREGWAFADALTRDLAAEYDKVLGKVSKRQRKAEVDLLRTVVERLTWAVFD
- a CDS encoding MFS transporter, whose translation is MPQTPSGELTSRDLAAYGLASVPAQFSYVLMLIMYLKFAVDDLGASATAVGTIFLVAKLWDAVSDPLVGNLSDRTRSRLGRRKGWLYASGPLLALFGAMAWAPPATLEGTGLIAWIAVAIFGFYTAYTVFEVPHMALGAELTFERQQRNVVFGVRQVLRTLGMFAAGTLGVHWVGQGRGPAAMLGFVAAGIAFALVVGCVAALPRERAEFAGRGGHNPLHAVRDVFANRHARLLLFVFFIENLGSGAIGVLTPFVIEYVVKRPDLLPALLGGYMVSALVAVPLWVWLGRHFEKRRLWLFALVQGGVGYSLVFWSGEGDWHWIAACAVLAGVANACGNTLGQALKAEVIDYDELLTGERKEGAYFAGWSFMSKLAGGIMIGVVGVGLDWSGYVENAAEQTELAKDTMLWLMGGVPMVAFAIAVALFSRFELSEREHARIRRELDARGDAER